TCTGTCATTGTTATTTCAAACAGCAGGCTTCCATGAGGCAGGGGTTGGGTCTCATTCATACTTGTATCTCCCTGTCTGTGACAACCCTTTGTACTTAGCAAGTACTCAAcattcaacaaatgcttgttGCGTTTCAGTGAAATGTACACCTGTTAAGCAAACCCCAGACCCTGGGATTCCTTATCGTCCCAGCACACGGCTCACACACGCAGTGGGAACTAGAGGCGGTGGCTAATGGGGTCTTTCTCGACGGGTGGTTTTCTCTGGAATAAGCAGCAAATCTTCAACAAGTTAGGAAATTATATTCCTCAAAGGGACTTAGTCTCTACTACAGTGAACATGGGCATCCTCaagataaatttaatgaaaaaaaaattttgcactTTAGAAGGGGCTTAAAGCATTGCTTTTATGTGAAATACCCACTGAACGTTTCCCGGATAGGAGTGGAGAAGGTGCTGAAGGCTGGCTTTATTTGTGGTTGCTTGGGCAGGGTGCAGCCCTTTCTCACATTTTCTTTGGAGACTACTAGCCTTGGCCTAGTTGGTGATGTTGCCTTTTTCCTGATGCAGGCACAGCTTCCTGCTCACACACACAAAGGACCAAGGGTAGCCGTGGTGGGGAGCTCTAGAAGGGTCTCTGTCGAGGTGGCTCTAAGGTGGCTTCTCTGTAGAAAATGCTAAAATTCCGTGGGAGCCTGGCTGCTCTTAGCTGATCACCGTCAACTCACTTAGGTCAGAAGCAACTTACAAAACTGAAtacatgttctttttaaaaaaatttttctttaaatttatttttatttattcatcttttaaatttaattctggtaacttatatgcAACCTAGAATATAGcccctgcttttcattttgtgtttttgttctttttgattatattgcctcttttctctcctccacccccttttttttcccctcgcTGCTGTTTCCCTACCTCTTTCTTTTCAGGTTACTCTTCAGTGAGTGTACGTTATCACCATTCTTGCTTCtgtcccagttttttttttcccgaCTATTCCTGCTACTGCTCGTGGCTTGGCGCCAGGAATCTAGAGGGACATTTCAGAACTAGAAAGGCTGGAAAACACAGCCCAGTCGTCACTGACTCAGAGGGGTGCGGGCGAGGTGGCATGTATCTGGGTTCTGGTATCATGGATACAGGAGTTCATACTCTGAAGGAGAACAGCCATTTATTCCAGGAGGACAGTTCTGTCAGTTTTGGAATTTGCTTTTTCTCAACCTGGGGTGCTAGTGAGTAAAAATGCTGTCCCTTTCACCGATGGAGGtagatgttttaaaagaaaacccTGACAGTGACAAGAGGGAACAGAAGGGCATGGGCGAATGCTGCTTGCTGGCGAAGTCATTTGGGTGCCATAAATGTGAAATCCTCCAACTTCCGACTCTAGCCCAGTGAGAACTATCAAGAGGGAGGTGGTCTTGAGTAGAGAGGAGGATGCAAGCGGCTggttccgtgtgtgtgtgtgtgtgtgtgtgtgtgtgtgtgtgtgtgtgtgtgtgtccttgaACTCATTGCCCTGTCTGTTGGCTCCCCCCACCCATAAAAGGAGATGTACTCCTCGCTCTGCTTACTTTTCCGGACCTACCACAGAGCATTTTGGTTAAGTCTGAGGAACTAAATGCATCTAAGGGAGCTTGTATTTTATACTCTTCCTGGGAACTtggtttcctctttgtttcttgGGATGAAGCAGGGTCCTGGGGCACGTGACTAATCCTTCATGTACAAGGGTTACATACAGAAGAGCTCTGGGGTGAAGAGGACGATGGGTCTCAGTGTCCAGGGAGCTGCTTGTAGGGTGAGGAGATTTGCACTTTTGTAGCTTCCACCTGCTTTACTGGTAGGCCACAGAGAGAGCCTCTTGGCGAGGTTCTTGTGTAGACCCTAGTGTGGGTCTTGGAAGCCTGCAGGTTTCTAGCACTTGGTAGAATGGTCTGGACTCCTAATCTGACACAGGTGTTCCCCAATAAAATGCTATTTTCACTCTGGCTGAGGTCGCTTGGATGCCTAGGTGAGGGCTGGGCCGTTTTTGGGTTGGCAAAACCCAAAAACGGGTCCTCAGGTCCTGTTTAGAGTCTCAGTGCTGCTTAAAGCCCTCGGCTTTCAACTTGGAACTTTCCTGCACTCCCAGGTTGCCTCCTGCCTGCCTGGATGATAACGCGTTTCTGAACAGGAccactccttccctctccctgcccagATGTGTGGTGAGAAGAGGATTGTCCTTTTAATGGGTCTCAAAATGACACTCCCCATGATAAACTGCACTGTCCCTGTGGCTCCTGCTATAAACGACCACAGGCTTAGTGGCCCAGAACAATATACATTTATCATCCTACAGTTCTAGAGCTCAGAGTCTAAAATGCACCTAGCTGGGCTGGTTCCTCCCAGAGGTTCTAGGGGAGAGTCTGtctctgcctcttccagcttttgtAGGTGGCCTGCATTCCAGGGCAGGGGGCCACTGTCCCTCATCAGGACCCTTGTGATGGCATCCGGCCCACCTGGTAATCCAGGATGACCCCCCCATCTTAAAATCCTTCACTCAATCACATCTGCAGAGCCCCTTTGCCATGTCAGGTGACCTGTTCAGAGGCTCGGCGTGGGGGGCTGTGGGAGCCCTGGGGGCCACCGTTCTGCCCCACACCTGGGTTCGTCCCTGTCCTGtgtgttgtttcccttgtaaCTGCAGAACTCCGTCTGCCTTGGGGGCTGCAGAGCTCAAGTCCATGCCACAGACATGTTCACACACCCACTTGTGTTAAGCACAGGGGACCCCGACATGAGTTAGGCACACCCCAAGCTTTTAAGAGTCTTCAAGAGAGATTCCTGTGGGTACAGTCCAAGGCAGAATCAAATAAGTGACTCCACAGAGCGTCACCCAGGCGGGTACAGAGGGGCAGCAGAGCCACAGGCTCCCACCCCATGCCCCCCCAAACCCACCAGCCACTTCCAATGGCAACAGGTGCCGTCCATGGAGTTCTCCACTCGTGCCAGGCATGGGCCCCACATTTCACACACGTCTCCCTGCATCCTCCAGACGGTCCTAGGAGGTAGGGACTGTtcggggttttttttgtttttttttgttttccccaaTTTTTTATATAATCCCTGAAGtaatataggaaaataaaaaaatattagtaAACATCCTTATTAGTTTGCCTcctttaaatcaaagtagaacaaGAACATGGTGGAAAGAATCAAATTGTATAAAAGGGCTCATGAAAAGCAGTGGtgcccctctgcccccacccgAGGCTTCAAGTTGTTTCTTCTTGAAGTTAGGGAGGGCAGTGTGATCGGCATTGCTCAGACAGGagcaggctcagagagggaaggaATCTGTGCAGGTCGGAAGGGGCCGAGCTAGGCATGTGGGAAAGGGGTTGAGTCAATTCTGGAATCATTGCCTGGATTCCAGTCCTGGCAGCCCAGTGACCTCGAGCACGTCCTGTCACCTCCTACACCCCGGGCTGCCCCGTCTCTAACTCGCTATTAATGCACAACGTGGTTTTCTAGCGGAGCTTTGGCGAGACTCAGATGAAAGCACTCAGTACGGAGCTGGGCATATAGCAAGCACTTGATAGCTGTTAGCCATTACTGTTATTAAATTGTTACTATTGTTGTTCTCCCAAGTAAAAAGTCTCAAGCTCTTACCATCCAGTCACTCACCACTGTGGCGAGCAGTGCTCCACGGTGGGTGCTGGCCTTGGGGATAGAGCTGTGAGCAGAACCACAGCCTGGGGACAAAGATACAGTCAAAACAAACACATTAATGGGTGTGAAATTCCAGCTGCAGAGCACCAGAAAGGAGAGGCCCAAGGAACTGTAAGAGGATGTAATGAAAAGATTTGACTTCCTGAGGCCGGGAGATGGCAGCCCTGATAAATGGTGCTTGAGCTGAGATGATAACTAGGTGATAAAGGAACCAGCAGGTGCACAGGCCcaggggtgggcagggtgggGCGTGTGTGGCGTGAGTCAGGGACTGAAGGAGGGTCGGAGGCACTGTGCTGTGCTTCCCCCTTACCTCAGAGGCCCATGGAGACCTCCTGGGCCTTGTCTCTGCTCCCCGGCCGAGGGTGAGGACCGAGAGCTGGGCCGGCCTGCAGTGCAGGCTCAGGAGCTGGTCCTGAGGGGCTCATGTGGACTTGGGGATCACAGCGTGGGTGATCTGCAGGCACTGGCTCGGGACGGGGCTCCTGAGGGcctttggggtggggagggtggccCTAGCCCCCAGCAGCTGCCCCTCGCTGTGACATCCTTCCCTGGGGCCAGGTGAAGAAGATGGGCGAGCTGGGGCTCCTGGCCATGGATGTGCCCGAGGAGCTCGGTGGCGCCGGCCTCGATTACCTGGCCTACGCCATTGCCATGGAGGAGATCAGCAAGGGCTGCGCCTCCACCGGGGTCATCATGAGTGTGAACAACGTGAGTGCCCCCCGGGCCCCCGGGACGCTGGGTGGAGGGGCCCCATGGGCAAGCACTCTGGCCACGTGGCGAGGCCTGTGGAGGGCACCCAGGGGTCACCCGGGCACAGCGGGTCTTGGCTCCCAGCCCCTGTTCTCCCCGGAAACTTCTCTGGACCTGGTCGGGCCGGGTGGGCCTCTGCAGGGaacaggcctggggtggggccgtGTGTCTGGGCTGGAAGGCCTCTGacagcccaccccccaccccccgtggCCCCCAGTCTCTCTATTTGGGGCCCATCCTGAAGTTTGGCTCCCAGGAGCAGAAGCGGCAGTGGGTCACCCCCTTCACCAGTGGTGACAAGCTGGGCTGCTTTGCCCTCAGTGAACCAGGTACTGTGGCCGGGCGGTGGGCCCCAGCTGCCCCCTCGCCTCCCTCGGAATCAGGGTGACAGACTCAGGTCGGAGCTCGGTCGCCCGGGGGCTGCTTGTTCATCCTGAGGCCAGAGGATGGGGagtgggccctgcctgcccagGGCCTGCCAAGAGCATCGCCATGGCCGCAGCTGAGCTGGGAGGGGGGTCTTGCTCTGGGGTCTCTTCATCACTACAGGCCCAGCTCCCACAGGACCCCCCAATCCCGAACCCTTGGACTAGGCTTGAGCTTTGAGAGCTGGCGAGGCCCTGGAATTTCTCTCGGGAGCCCAGTCGGCGGGGTCTTCCGTTCTCGCCAGCCCAGGGTCAGGGGCCTGTGTGGTGAGCTGGCCACAGGAGCCCGGTGGGGTGGTGGCAGTGCTGGATGCTGAGTCTGTGTGTGGGGCAGGGAATGGCAGCGACGCGGGAGCCGCATCCACCATGGCCCGGGCAGAGGGTGACTCGTGGGTCCTGAACGGCACCAAAGCCTGGATCACCAATGCCTGGGAGGCCTCGGCCACTGTGGTCTTTGCCAGCCTGGACAGAGCTTTGCAGAACAAGGTGGGGATTCCAGAGAGTGGATCGGTCTGACCCCCGGGCTTCAGGTGTCTCGTGCTGTCTAGATCCGCGTCTCTTCGGCTCCTTCCCTGGACTTCGGCCCCCCTGGAGCTGCTTCTGCTGCCAGGCCAGAGGGGCcggcccttcccctccctccctggcaCCTGCACCCTCCCCAGAGGAGCGGGCAGTGGGCGTCAGGGCCTGAGGCTCCGAGGgagctggggaaggggctggagTAGGTCTCTGGGGTGTGCTGTGTGGCTGGAGGCGGAGCTGGATGGCCCGGGGCAACCTGGAGGGAACCCTCTCGGCCTGTTGGGGCCTTTCAGGGCATCGGTGCTTTCCTGGTCCCCATGCCGACGCCCGGGCTCACGCTGGGGAAGAAGGAAGACAAGCTGGGCATCCGCGCCTCTTCCACGGCCAACCTCATCTTTGAGGACTGTCGCATCCCCAAGGAAAACCTGCTGGGGGAGCCCGGGATGGGCTTCAAGATTGCCATGGTGAGCCGGGACATAGGGcaggggccctggggtgggggccctGGCAGCCGTTGACCTGGTGGTCCCCGCAGCAAACCCTGGACATGGGCCGCATCGGCATCGCTGCCCAGGCCCTTGGCATCGCCCAGGCTGCCCTCGATTGTGCGGTGAACTACGCTGAGAACCGCAGGGCCTTCGGGGCACCCCTCACCAAGCTGCAGGGCATCCAGGTAAGGGCGGGGAGACTTCAGGCCCCGGGTGTGGACGCTGGAGTGAACGAGGAACAGGTGGCCTTTCCTCTCCGCCTCCCTCCTGTCCCcgagggagggctgggggcagccACTGACCGGCGGTGGGGGCTGCCTGTTGCAGTTCAAGCTGGCGGACATGGCCCTGGCCCTGGAGAGTGCCCGGCTGCTGACCTGGCGTGCCGCCATGCTCAAGGACAACAAGAAGCCCTTCATCAAGGTGCCTGTGGGGAAAGGGTCTCCCGAGGCCTGGCCCTGAGCCCTGGTGGCCAAGAGATTCAGGGGGATGTCCCCAGTGGCATCCCAGTTCCTTGGGCTTCTGTGGGTCAGAGATGCGGGTCTGCGGGTTTGTTGCTTCAAGGAGAAGCTGCCCAGGCCCACCCCTGCTGTGGGACCCCCAAGCTGGGGCCCTTCTGACTCTGCTGTCCCCTGTGGGTAGGAGGCAGCAATGGCCAAGCTGGCTGCATCGGAGGCTGCGACTGCCATCAGCCACCAGGTGAGTTTCCGGGCACGTGGACGCAGGTGCATGTCAGAGGCGTGTGCCAGCTGCTCCCTCCCTGGCTGCACCTGCCCCTGCCCATCTTTCCCTGTGGGTCAGGGTCTTCTCCGCCCGAGCCCCTGGTTTCCGTCATAGGCCATCCAGATCCTAGGGGGCATGGGCTATGTGTCCGAGATGCCGGCCGAGCGGCACTACCGAGACGCCCGCATCACCGAGATCTACGAAGGTACCAGTGAGATTCAGAGGCTGGTGATCGCCGGGCACCTGCTCAAGAGTTACCGGAACTGAGCCTTCTGCAGGCCAGCCAGCACCCCCACCGGGAGCCGGGCCGGCCTGGGGACCGGGACCTTGTACTGTCTCTTAGGTAGACCATGGTTGGTGCCAGGGCCTGGAGGCTGCAGCAAACAGAGAGCAGCTGGCCTTTCCTCTCCAGCTCCCTCCTGTCCAGCGGCCTTCCCCTCACCCTTTCCCACCCCAGGGGAGAACTGCCTGGGAATGTCTCCTGGAGGAAGGAGCGGTGATGGGGGCTGTGACCTGCATCTGAGGAGAGACCAAGCTCAGTTTCTTGGCTTTGCTACCTCTTCATCACAACcatgcctcattttcttcatctgagtGGACATGGCCTCCCAGAGAAGGAGCCTGGGGAGGGCTCAGGGCCCCTCTGGGACTCTCCACAGTCCTTCTCCCGTGAGCCCTGGTGCTCAGCCTGAGGCCCTGGGCGGGATAGTTTCTTGGCAGCCTCTGCTCTCTCCCCTAGTTCAGGGGTCAGGAGGAGAAGTGGGCCAAGGGCCAGGAGACCAGGCTTCCAAGTAGCAGAGGCAAGAAGGGGCCGCTGTCAGCCGTTCTCTCAGTCTTGGGAAGGCTGGGTGTCTAACCTCATCCTGGAAACTGCCCGTTAACCTGTTCTGTGTAATGTGCACAAGTGCAGGGCGGGGGTGGTTGGTTTCTGGGACAAGAGTGTGGGAACTGATTGTCCGGAATAAAGCATCCCTGGCCACGTCTCCTCACCCTCTCCTGGGTGCTGCCGGGGAGGGAAATGGGCCCTTTAGTCTGCACAGAGCCTTACTCTCTGTCAGGCccaccgtgtgtgtgtgtttgtgtgtgtgtggtgtgtattgGGGTGAGTTTGTGCGGCTGCTTGGGAGGGTCCCATCTCTACCCTGGGAGAGCTCCAGCTCTAGGCAGGATTGGCCAATGAAGCAGTTCAGGAAAACAAGTACCAGGGCCTGGTGGGCCTTGGTGAGTGTTTAGGAAGAGTCCGGGGAGTGGGGAAGCAGTCTAAGTGAGGGCCCCTCGGCTAAAAGGGGGTGCTCTGGGCAGGCCCAGCCTCCCAGCAGGGTGGAGAGGATGGTACCGGATTGGCTGgagaggggcaggaggcaggagcagAGCTGCAGAGAGCCCTGAAACCCAGGCCAGGAGGAAATGAAGATTTAAAGGCATCCTTTTTGTATAATATTTGGATGCTCCCAGTGGGCCGGCACTGAGCCTGCTGGTGAGAGGGTGACTTGCCCAGGCCCCCATAGTACCCTGCGGGGCTGCCCTTTGGGCCCAGGGATCTGAAGCCAGAGCCAGAGCCCTCAGCCTCTGTGGTCCAATATACTAAGTGAAGTggcaagaagagaaaaggagctaAGAAGGATTGCAAAGGAGGTGGCTAGGGGATGGGGAGGCCGCTGGAATCGCTGCACTGGACCGCTGCACCGGTCTCTGGAagaaggagggggtggggagacctGGCTGAAACCCCTAATGGAGCCCGCTCAGCGGCCCCGAGCCAGGAGCCATCGCCGAGTGTGGGTTCTTGTACCAGAGGCCAGAGCCCCGCAGCTGAGGAGCCAGCCTCCAGCCGCCTACCCCGTCATCGCGGGGGCCCCGCGGGGAGACCCGGGACGGCTCCAGCGCCAGCGGCCGCCCCCAAGACGCCCACCCTCCGGGACTGCCCTTGTATggcggggggaggggcggccAGGGAGCAGCAgctgggctgggggcggggcACGCGGCGGTCCGGGATCCTGGAGGGCGGAGATGAGCTCCCAGGTGTGAGTTCAGTTCCTGCTTTGCCCCCGGTgcgcgggcgggggcggggccgggcagGGCGCACAGGTGGGGGCTCCCGGGTAAAAGGCCCCTGCGCGGCCCGCGGAGGCAGCCTTCACCGTGCGCCCCAGGGCCGGCGCCGGGGCGCGGCAGCCCTCAGAAGGTTGGCAATCTTGTGCCTCCCTCCGGGCTCCAGGTAAGTGTCCGGAGGGTCTCGGTGTCTGGCTCGCACCCTCTCTGGGACTCCAGGATCTGTCTCCGCCTCCGCCCTGGGCTCAGGTGCAAACAAAAAGCGGGATTCAGGGCTTCTCCGCAGGAGCAGCCAAGTGGGACTGCCCGTAGGTGGGCGGCACATGAGGGTCTCGCTCCCTGAGTCAAGGCAGGGTTCCCCTGAGCCCAGGAATGGCGGGTGGGACTGGGGGTTTCGGTGGGCCCGGCACCGCTCCACCCAGGGCTAGGGAGCAGAGAGCCTGGCAGAAGTTGTTTTTCCAGGTGGAGGCGGTGAGTTGCATGTGGAGGATCAAGGGAGAGGCTTCCAGAGAGAATGCCTCAGTCCCAGGCAGGAATGGCTAGGCCAAACCCCGCTCTCCTCCCTCGTGACCTAGCCCAGAAGGCCTGAAGTCCTCTCACTTGGCCTGCCGAGAAGCATCGGGCCCCAAAGGGCCAGCAGCACCCAGCCTGAGCCGAGTGAACAGGACTGTGGGTTTCCAAGTGCCAGTCGGAGCTTCGTTTCTGCTTCTCAGAATTGCCTGGGTCTCGCTTCCAAGAACCCCAGAGCCCCAGGGCCATGGGGCAGGTCTTCCAGGCCATATGGTGCCCCGTAGGCGGAGAACCCAAGGCTCTGAGCCAAGGGCCACCCCCACACTCAGGTGCTTCCCGGGGCCATCGCGGGCTCCCGAGCATCCATGCACCAACTTGGCTTTGATAGGGAACAGGCCTCTGTTGATTGAACGTCCTCCTGGCCTGGAAGTCAATTCTGAACTTCACCCCTGGGTCCTGTTGATTTGAACTATTCAAGAGGGGGTTGCAGACATCATGCCCTTTTGCACCCAAATACTTCATTGTATGTTTCCTAACAAGGGTATTCATTTACATAACAACAGTTATCAAAGTTGGGAAATGTGATCATGATACAGTCTGATCTACAGACAACATTCAAATTTTGCTGACTGTCTCAGTATGTCTTTCATGCTGTACCCATGGTTatgggtttttattttaaatgtattgtggTCTCAGATTGTTCTCTGCAATatttacattctttgaaatttgttgagatttgctttatgGCCCCAAAAGTTACTTTATGTAAAAATTGAAcgtttttttttgagatttttttcccccatgttgACACGTGTAGTTCTAGTTCTTTTATTTGATTGTTACATGGTGTTCCAT
This window of the Choloepus didactylus isolate mChoDid1 chromosome 23, mChoDid1.pri, whole genome shotgun sequence genome carries:
- the UNC119B gene encoding protein unc-119 homolog B isoform X2, with protein sequence MNGSNPKAAAAGSAAGPGALVAGKEEKKKAGGGVLNRLKARRQAPHHATDDGSGTAVTEQELLALDTIRPEHVLRLSRVTENYLCKPEDNIYSIDFTRFKIRDLETGTVLFEIAKPCVADQEEEEEEEGGDVDISAGRFVRYQFTPAFLRLRTVGATVEFTVGDKPVSNFRMIERHYFRERLLKNFDFDFGFCIPSSRNTCEHIYEFPQLSEDVTFRPRDLRQLHTIYQSVELPETHQMLRQTCRDFAEKELVPIAAQLDKEHRFPAAQVKKMGELGLLAMDVPEELGGAGLDYLAYAIAMEEISKGCASTGVIMSVNNSLYLGPILKFGSQEQKRQWVTPFTSGDKLGCFALSEPGNGSDAGAASTMARAEGDSWVLNGTKAWITNAWEASATVVFASLDRALQNKGIGAFLVPMPTPGLTLGKKEDKLGIRASSTANLIFEDCRIPKENLLGEPGMGFKIAMQTLDMGRIGIAAQALGIAQAALDCAVNYAENRRAFGAPLTKLQGIQFKLADMALALESARLLTWRAAMLKDNKKPFIKEAAMAKLAASEAATAISHQGLLRPSPWFPS
- the UNC119B gene encoding protein unc-119 homolog B isoform X1, which gives rise to MNGSNPKAAAAGSAAGPGALVAGKEEKKKAGGGVLNRLKARRQAPHHATDDGSGTAVTEQELLALDTIRPEHVLRLSRVTENYLCKPEDNIYSIDFTRFKIRDLETGTVLFEIAKPCVADQEEEEEEEGGDVDISAGRFVRYQFTPAFLRLRTVGATVEFTVGDKPVSNFRMIERHYFRERLLKNFDFDFGFCIPSSRNTCEHIYEFPQLSEDVTFRPRDLRQLHTIYQSVELPETHQMLRQTCRDFAEKELVPIAAQLDKEHRFPAAQVKKMGELGLLAMDVPEELGGAGLDYLAYAIAMEEISKGCASTGVIMSVNNSLYLGPILKFGSQEQKRQWVTPFTSGDKLGCFALSEPGNGSDAGAASTMARAEGDSWVLNGTKAWITNAWEASATVVFASLDRALQNKGIGAFLVPMPTPGLTLGKKEDKLGIRASSTANLIFEDCRIPKENLLGEPGMGFKIAMQTLDMGRIGIAAQALGIAQAALDCAVNYAENRRAFGAPLTKLQGIQFKLADMALALESARLLTWRAAMLKDNKKPFIKEAAMAKLAASEAATAISHQAIQILGGMGYVSEMPAERHYRDARITEIYEGTSEIQRLVIAGHLLKSYRN
- the UNC119B gene encoding protein unc-119 homolog B isoform X3, with the translated sequence MATALLSRVWGPVRGAFRPRDLRQLHTIYQSVELPETHQMLRQTCRDFAEKELVPIAAQLDKEHRFPAAQVKKMGELGLLAMDVPEELGGAGLDYLAYAIAMEEISKGCASTGVIMSVNNSLYLGPILKFGSQEQKRQWVTPFTSGDKLGCFALSEPGNGSDAGAASTMARAEGDSWVLNGTKAWITNAWEASATVVFASLDRALQNKGIGAFLVPMPTPGLTLGKKEDKLGIRASSTANLIFEDCRIPKENLLGEPGMGFKIAMQTLDMGRIGIAAQALGIAQAALDCAVNYAENRRAFGAPLTKLQGIQFKLADMALALESARLLTWRAAMLKDNKKPFIKEAAMAKLAASEAATAISHQAIQILGGMGYVSEMPAERHYRDARITEIYEGTSEIQRLVIAGHLLKSYRN